A genomic segment from Paenibacillus sp. FSL K6-1096 encodes:
- a CDS encoding ABC transporter permease, with translation MNTLSVLHCELRKIVRSNVFWIMFLVLGFGPIMMGVGNVLSSDAGGVTWEAYLNGLLETLAPLGVIGYTFVAAWVFGREFSDRTIKDLLAKPISRAKIVLSKFLVILAWCVLLSIYMFAVGLAVGAILGVAGGSAAFIWSLFLKFLITSLLFILVTAPSVLLANVTKGYLAPLGLILIIVILSNVLSSFGFAPYFPWTIPSVFLSTGTLQLSSIIILAYTGIIGIAGTFAWWRYAEQP, from the coding sequence ATGAATACTCTATCGGTGTTGCATTGTGAGCTCCGCAAGATTGTCCGCTCGAACGTGTTCTGGATCATGTTCCTGGTGCTAGGCTTCGGGCCGATCATGATGGGCGTCGGAAATGTATTATCCAGTGACGCCGGCGGTGTCACCTGGGAAGCGTATTTGAACGGATTGCTGGAGACACTTGCCCCGCTGGGAGTGATCGGATACACCTTTGTGGCCGCATGGGTATTCGGACGGGAATTTTCAGACCGGACCATCAAAGATTTACTGGCCAAGCCCATATCCAGAGCGAAAATTGTATTGTCCAAGTTCCTGGTCATTTTAGCATGGTGCGTGTTGCTGTCCATCTATATGTTTGCCGTTGGTCTTGCCGTAGGAGCTATCCTTGGTGTTGCTGGCGGGTCCGCCGCGTTCATTTGGAGCTTGTTCCTTAAGTTCCTGATCACCTCGCTGCTGTTCATTTTGGTGACCGCACCAAGCGTTCTGTTGGCTAATGTGACCAAGGGCTACCTGGCACCTCTGGGGCTCATCCTGATCATTGTCATTCTGTCCAATGTGCTCAGTTCCTTTGGATTTGCACCCTACTTCCCATGGACCATCCCGTCGGTATTCCTAAGCACCGGTACGCTGCAGCTGAGCAGTATCATCATCCTTGCGTATACCGGAATTATTGGAATCGCCGGAACCTTCGCCTGGTGGAGATATGCGGAGCAGCCGTAA